Proteins encoded in a region of the Alphaproteobacteria bacterium genome:
- a CDS encoding LysR family transcriptional regulator: protein MDWDKLRIFNAVAEAGSFTRAGEILKLSQSAVSRQIGALEQSLNVPLFHRHARGLVLTEQGEILYRSVREVVATLIDTEARLVDSKRRAQGALRVTTTVGVGSTWLAPRIKEFHDLYPEIRISLILDDMEMDLTMGEADVAIRMSRPRQPDLIQRHLMTVHFHLYAAKSYIDLRGAPDSKESLDDHALIAYADGTRPPIADVNWLLDIGSSPERARRPVFTVNNVYGIFRAAASGLGIASLPDYMVESAPELVRVLPQVEGPNIEAYLTYPVALRQSKRVAVFRDFLLSKIQDTRF from the coding sequence ATGGACTGGGATAAGCTGCGGATTTTCAACGCCGTCGCCGAAGCTGGCAGCTTCACGCGAGCGGGCGAGATCTTGAAACTCAGTCAATCCGCCGTCAGCCGGCAAATCGGCGCGCTCGAACAGAGCCTCAACGTGCCACTCTTTCACCGCCATGCCCGTGGCCTGGTCCTGACCGAACAGGGTGAGATCCTCTATCGCTCGGTGCGCGAAGTGGTGGCGACGCTGATCGATACCGAGGCCCGCCTGGTCGACAGCAAGCGCCGCGCCCAAGGAGCGCTTCGCGTGACCACGACAGTCGGCGTCGGATCGACCTGGCTGGCACCGCGAATAAAGGAATTCCACGACCTCTATCCCGAGATTCGGATCAGCTTGATCCTCGACGACATGGAGATGGATCTGACCATGGGTGAAGCCGACGTGGCGATCCGCATGTCGCGCCCACGGCAGCCCGACCTCATCCAGCGTCACCTGATGACCGTTCATTTCCATCTATATGCCGCGAAATCCTATATCGATCTGCGTGGCGCGCCGGATTCGAAGGAATCGCTCGACGATCATGCATTGATCGCCTACGCCGACGGCACGCGACCGCCGATCGCCGACGTCAATTGGCTGCTCGATATTGGCAGTTCCCCCGAACGCGCGCGACGGCCGGTCTTCACGGTCAACAATGTCTACGGAATATTTCGCGCGGCGGCGAGCGGCCTCGGCATCGCTTCGCTACCCGATTACATGGTCGAATCGGCGCCCGAGCTGGTGCGGGTTCTGCCTCAGGTCGAGGGACCGAACATCGAAGCCTACCTGACCTATCCGGTGGCGCTGCGCCAGTCGAAACGGGTCGCCGTGTTCCGCGATTTCCTGCTGAGCAAGATTCAGGATACCCGGTTCTGA